In the Gemmatimonadota bacterium genome, one interval contains:
- a CDS encoding cytochrome c3 family protein translates to MTSRRKWTLVPAFFAIATAATLLSAYSGASSSQGFSPVQPIQFPHPVHVQTLGMNCLYCHYSANKSPDPGLPAVGTCMGCHTVVGPNRPAMDGKPARVSAEITKLQKLAPPGQPDKWQTIPWERIHKVPEYVHFPHMRHVSAGVTCQTCHGAVQGMAQVQQAASLNMGWCVNCHVKGYKLSDGLLAAGDTVGAKAAANVEPKKARYDCAVCHY, encoded by the coding sequence ATGACGAGCAGGCGCAAGTGGACGCTCGTTCCGGCGTTCTTCGCCATCGCGACGGCGGCGACCCTTCTCTCGGCCTACAGCGGCGCCTCGTCGTCGCAGGGGTTCTCCCCCGTCCAGCCGATTCAGTTCCCCCATCCGGTGCACGTGCAGACGCTGGGGATGAACTGCCTCTACTGCCACTACAGCGCGAACAAGTCGCCTGACCCGGGACTTCCGGCGGTGGGGACGTGCATGGGGTGCCATACGGTGGTTGGCCCCAACCGGCCCGCGATGGATGGCAAGCCGGCGCGCGTGAGCGCAGAGATCACGAAGCTCCAGAAGCTGGCGCCGCCGGGGCAGCCGGATAAGTGGCAGACGATTCCGTGGGAGCGCATCCACAAGGTCCCCGAGTACGTGCACTTCCCGCATATGCGTCACGTCAGCGCGGGGGTGACCTGCCAGACGTGCCACGGCGCGGTGCAGGGAATGGCCCAGGTGCAGCAGGCCGCCTCGCTCAACATGGGCTGGTGCGTCAACTGCCACGTGAAGGGCTACAAGCTCAGTGATGGGCTGCTGGCGGCTGGGGACACGGTGGGGGCCAAGGCGGCCGCCAACGTCGAACCCAAGAAGGCGCGGTACGACTGCGCCGTCTGCCACTACTAG
- a CDS encoding aminotransferase class III-fold pyridoxal phosphate-dependent enzyme, with protein sequence MPFKRFFGRGNDEPTPPPPDDEPEDEGEEGLAPEAELAADEIDRDWRERAAVVIPGGTSTASKRPVSLYGPDSQVGPAHFTSAQGCRVTTPSGRTLVDCTMALGAVAIGYGDDAINRAVLSAVANGNVCGLASTAEVELAERLCEVVPCAEQVRFLKSGGEAMAAAVRIARTATGRTTVVGCGYFGWQDWCSRAAGVPAGASADYVEVPFNDVAALERAARAAGSALAAIALEPVVNELPSPEWCATARRLCDAVGAVLIFDEMKTGFRLATGGYQQFAGIEPDLAAFGKAMANGFPLAAVVGRAAIMEAAESTWISVTLAGEATALAAASAVLDIHAEVDVCATLWRVGKEMRERVAAAVQASGVPGVRVTGIDPMWSIEFDDERRQRAFLEGAALEGVLFKRGAYNYASMAHDDDEILLEIERVASTALVDVSEDEEA encoded by the coding sequence ATGCCATTCAAGCGCTTCTTCGGACGCGGCAACGACGAACCCACGCCACCGCCGCCTGACGACGAACCCGAGGACGAGGGAGAGGAAGGGCTCGCCCCCGAGGCCGAACTCGCCGCCGATGAGATCGATCGCGACTGGCGTGAGCGCGCCGCGGTGGTCATCCCGGGAGGCACCTCGACCGCGAGCAAGCGCCCCGTCTCGCTCTACGGGCCCGACTCCCAGGTCGGCCCCGCGCACTTCACGTCGGCGCAAGGGTGCCGCGTCACCACGCCGTCGGGACGCACGCTGGTCGATTGCACGATGGCGTTAGGCGCGGTCGCCATCGGCTACGGCGACGACGCCATCAATCGGGCGGTGCTCTCCGCGGTCGCCAACGGCAACGTCTGCGGACTCGCCAGCACCGCCGAGGTCGAGCTCGCCGAGCGCTTGTGCGAGGTGGTGCCGTGCGCCGAGCAGGTGCGCTTCCTCAAGTCGGGGGGGGAGGCGATGGCGGCCGCCGTGCGCATCGCGCGGACCGCGACCGGACGCACGACCGTCGTGGGGTGCGGCTACTTCGGCTGGCAGGACTGGTGCAGCCGCGCGGCCGGCGTCCCCGCGGGGGCAAGCGCCGACTACGTCGAGGTTCCGTTCAACGACGTGGCGGCGCTCGAGCGCGCCGCGCGCGCCGCCGGGAGCGCCTTGGCCGCGATCGCCCTCGAGCCCGTGGTGAACGAGCTGCCGTCGCCGGAATGGTGCGCAACCGCCCGCCGTCTCTGCGACGCCGTGGGCGCCGTCCTCATCTTCGACGAGATGAAGACCGGCTTCCGCCTTGCCACGGGTGGATACCAGCAGTTCGCCGGCATCGAGCCCGACCTCGCCGCCTTCGGCAAGGCGATGGCCAACGGCTTCCCGCTCGCCGCTGTCGTCGGGCGTGCGGCGATCATGGAGGCCGCCGAGTCGACGTGGATTTCCGTGACGCTCGCCGGTGAGGCGACGGCCCTCGCGGCTGCGTCGGCGGTGCTCGACATCCACGCCGAGGTCGATGTGTGTGCCACGCTCTGGCGGGTAGGGAAGGAGATGCGCGAGCGCGTCGCGGCTGCGGTTCAAGCGAGTGGCGTCCCCGGCGTGCGGGTGACCGGGATCGACCCCATGTGGTCCATCGAATTCGACGACGAACGACGCCAGCGCGCGTTCCTCGAGGGGGCGGCGCTCGAAGGGGTGCTCTTCAAGCGCGGCGCCTACAACTACGCGTCCATGGCCCACGATGACGACGAGATCCTCCTCGAGATCGAGCGCGTGGCGAGCACGGCGCTGGTCGACGTGAGCGAGGACGAGGAGGCGTGA
- a CDS encoding amidohydrolase, whose protein sequence is MSATTPLGGTLPLIDVHAHFFQPEGGRADWATLNARRLEGGARIGITYHVASVLGSWGATSPTYFQSPNDTVQGNDFMLVVQADHEDCVRAYVAVNPNDGDFALDEIDRCVARGAVGLKLAAARRCDDPLLDPVIERAQLHGLPVLHHIWQHRRRHWPSQDISDGADLATLAGRHPDVSFILAHIGGGGDYQHTFAAVRDVPNIYLDLSGSGIDRGMLDDALRAVGAHRLLWGADITLCTGLAKLWALEVIGLSDGDLADIRWRNAWRIFPRGAFPVLSEAAHA, encoded by the coding sequence GTGAGCGCCACGACGCCGTTGGGAGGGACGCTCCCGCTCATCGACGTGCACGCGCACTTCTTCCAGCCGGAGGGTGGGCGCGCCGACTGGGCGACGCTCAACGCGCGTCGGCTCGAGGGTGGGGCGCGCATCGGGATCACGTATCACGTGGCGTCGGTGCTGGGCAGCTGGGGGGCGACATCGCCGACCTACTTCCAGTCGCCAAACGACACGGTGCAGGGGAACGACTTCATGCTCGTCGTGCAGGCCGACCATGAGGACTGCGTGCGCGCCTACGTCGCGGTGAACCCGAACGATGGCGACTTCGCGCTCGACGAGATCGACCGCTGCGTGGCGCGCGGTGCCGTGGGGCTCAAGCTGGCGGCGGCGCGACGATGCGACGATCCCCTCCTCGATCCGGTGATCGAACGGGCGCAGTTGCACGGGCTCCCGGTGCTCCACCATATCTGGCAGCATCGGCGCCGGCACTGGCCTTCGCAGGACATCTCCGACGGCGCCGACCTCGCGACCCTGGCCGGTCGCCATCCCGACGTCTCGTTCATCCTCGCGCACATCGGCGGCGGGGGCGACTACCAGCACACCTTCGCCGCCGTGCGCGACGTCCCCAACATCTATCTGGACCTGTCGGGGAGCGGGATCGATCGCGGGATGCTCGATGACGCCCTGCGTGCCGTCGGGGCGCATCGCCTGCTGTGGGGAGCCGACATCACGCTGTGTACCGGCTTGGCCAAGCTGTGGGCGCTGGAGGTCATCGGCCTGTCGGATGGCGACCTGGCCGACATCCGGTGGCGCAACGCGTGGCGCATCTTCCCGCGCGGCGCCTTCCCCGTGCTGTCCGAGGCGGCCCATGCCTGA